One segment of Vulpes lagopus strain Blue_001 chromosome 8, ASM1834538v1, whole genome shotgun sequence DNA contains the following:
- the LOC121497016 gene encoding olfactory receptor 6B2-like produces MRGQNATKVSVFVLLGFPTAPRLQYVLFLVFLLTYLFVLVENLVIIVTVHRSAPLHRPMYYFLSTLSVLEVWYVSDIIPKMLGGFLLQQKLISFAGCMTQLYFFSSLVCTECVLLASMAYDRYVAICHPLRYQVIMTTGLCIRLVASSFISGFSISVIKVYFISRATFCGSNVLNHFFCDISPILKLACTDFSTAELVDFILAFIILVSPLVATVLSYGHITLAVLRIPSATGRWRAFSTCASHLTVVTIFYTALLFMYVRPQAIDSRSSNKLISVLYTVLTPIINPLIYCLRNKEFKAALKKALGFGQVPT; encoded by the coding sequence ATGCGGGGACAGAACGCCACCAAGGTCAGCGTCTTCGTCCTGCTGGGCTTCCCCACGGCCCCTCGGCTGCAGTACGTGCTCTTCCTCGTCTTCCTGCTCACCTACCTCTTCGTCCTGGTGGAGAACCTCGTCATCATCGTCACCGTCCACCGCAGCGCCCCCCTCCACAGGCCCATGTACTACTTCCTGAGCACCCTGTCTGTCCTGGAGGTCTGGTACGTGTCTGACATCATCCCCAAGATGCTGGGGGGGTTCCTTCTGCAGCAGAAACTCATCTCCTTTGCCGGCTGCATGACCCAGCTCTACTTCTTCAGCTCCCTGGTGTGCACCGAATGCGTGCTCCTGGCCtccatggcctatgaccgctacgtGGCCATCTGCCACCCCCTGCGCTACCAAGTCATCATGACCACGGGGCTCTGCATCCGGCTGGTGGCCTCCTCCTTCATCAGCGGTTTCTCCATCTCTGTGATCAAGGTGTACTTTATCTCCAGGGCCACGTTCTGTGGCTCCAACGTCCTGAACCACTTCTTCTGTGACATTTCCCCCATCCTCAAGCTGGCCTGCACCGACTTCTCGACCGCGGAGCTGGTGGACTTCATCCTGGCCTTCATCATCCTGGTGTCGCCCCTGGTGGCCACCGTGCTGTCCTATGGGCACATCACCCTGGCCGTCCTGCGCATCCCCTCGGCCACGGGCCGCTGGAGGGCCTTCTCCACCTGCGCCTCCCACCTCACCGTGGTCACCATCTTCTACACGGCCTTGCTTTTCATGTACGTCCGGCCCCAGGCCATCGATTCCCGGAGCTCCAACAAGCTCATCTCTGTTCTCTACACTGTCCTCACCCCGATAATCAACCCCTTGATCTACTGCCTGAGGAACAAAGAATTTAAGGCCGCCTTGAAAAAGGCTCTAGGCTTCGGTCAAGTTCCCACGTAG
- the LOC121497017 gene encoding olfactory receptor 6B2-like, which yields MRGQNATKVSVFVLLGFPTAPRLQYVLFLAFLLTYLFILVENLVIIVTVCRSAPLHRPMYYFLGALSVLEVWYVSDIIPKMLGGLLLQQKLISFAGCMTQLYFFSSLVCTECVLLASMAYDRYVAICHPLRYQVIMTTGLCVRLVAFSFLSGFSVSMIKVFFVSRATFCGSNVLNHFFCDISPILKLACTDFSTAELVDFILAFIILVSPLVATVLSYGHITLAVLRIPSATGRWRAFSTCASHLTVVTIFYMAMIFMYVRPQAIDSRSSNKLISAVYTVLTPIINPLIYCLRNKEFKAALKKALGSGQVPT from the coding sequence ATGCGGGGACAGAACGCCACCAAGGTCAGCGTCTTCGTCCTGCTGGGCTTCCCCACGGCCCCTCGGCTGCAGTACGTGCTCTTCCTCGCCTTCCTGCTCACCTACCTCTTCATCCTGGTGGAGAATCTCGTCATCATCGTCACCGTCTGCCGCAGCGCCCCCCTCCACAGGCCCATGTACTACTTCCTGGGGGCCCTGTCTGTCCTGGAGGTCTGGTACGTGTCTGACATCATCCCCAAGATGCTGGGGGGGCTCCTCCTGCAGCAGAAACTCATCTCCTTTGCCGGCTGCATGACCCAGCTCTACTTCTTCAGCTCCCTGGTGTGCACCGAATGCGTGCTCCTGGCCtccatggcctatgaccgctacgtGGCCATCTGCCACCCCCTGCGCTACCAAGTCATCATGACCACGGGGCTCTGCGTCCGGCTGGTGGCCTTCTCCTTCCTCAGCGGCTTCTCCGTCTCTATGATCAAGGTGTTCTTTGTCTCTAGGGCCACCTTCTGTGGCTCCAACGTCCTGAACCACTTCTTCTGTGACATTTCCCCCATCCTCAAGCTGGCCTGCACCGACTTCTCGACCGCGGAGCTGGTGGACTTCATCCTGGCCTTCATCATCCTGGTGTCGCCCCTGGTGGCCACCGTGCTGTCCTACGGGCACATCACCCTGGCCGTCCTGCGCATCCCCTCGGCCACGGGCCGCTGGAGGGCCTTCTCCACCTGCGCCTCCCACCTCACCGTGGTCACCATCTTCTACATGGCCATGATCTTCATGTACGTCCGGCCCCAGGCCATCGATTCCCGGAGCTCCAACAAGCTCATCTCTGCGGTGTACACTGTCCTCACCCCGATAATCAACCCCTTGATCTACTGCCTGAGGAACAAAGAATTTAAGGCCGCCTTGAAAAAGGCTCTGGGCTCCGGTCAAGTTCCCACGTAG
- the LOC121496594 gene encoding olfactory receptor 6B2-like, with the protein MRGRNATKVSVFVLLGFPTAPRLQYVLFLAFLLTYLLILVENLVIIVTVCRSAPLHRPMYYFLGALSVLEVWYVSDIVPKMLGGLLLQQKLISFAGCMTQLYFFSSLVCTECVLLASMAYDRYVAICHPLRYQVIMTTGLCVRLVAFSFVSGFSISVIKVCFISRATFCGSNVLNHFFCDISPILKLACTDFSTAELVDFILAFIILVSPLVATVLSYGHITLAVLRIPSATGRWRAFSTCASHLTVVTIFYTAMIFMYVRPQAIDSRSSNKLISAVYTVLTPIINPLIYCLRNKEFKAALKKALGFVPSSR; encoded by the coding sequence ATGCGGGGACGGAACGCCACCAAGGTCAGCGTCTTCGTCCTGCTGGGCTTCCCCACGGCCCCTCGGCTGCAGTACGTGCTCTTCCTCGCCTTCCTGCTCACCTACCTCCTCATCCTGGTGGAGAACCTCGTCATCATCGTCACCGTCTGCCGCAGCGCCCCCCTCCACAGGCCCATGTACTACTTCCTGGGCGCCCTGTCTGTCCTGGAGGTCTGGTACGTGTCTGACATCGTCCCCAAGATGCTGGGGGGGCTCCTCCTGCAGCAGAAACTCATCTCCTTTGCCGGCTGCATGACCCAGCTGTACTTCTTCAGCTCCCTGGTGTGCACCGAATGCGTGCTCCTGGCCtccatggcctatgaccgctacgtGGCCATCTGCCACCCCCTGCGCTACCAAGTCATCATGACCACGGGGCTCTGCGTCCGGCTGGTGGCCTTCTCCTTCGTCAGCGGCTTCTCCATCTCTGTGATCAAGGTGTGCTTTATCTCTAGGGCCACGTTCTGTGGCTCCAACGTCCTGAACCACTTCTTCTGTGACATTTCCCCCATCCTCAAGCTGGCCTGCACCGACTTCTCGACCGCGGAGCTGGTGGACTTCATCCTGGCCTTCATCATCCTGGTGTCGCCCCTGGTGGCGACCGTGCTGTCCTACGGGCACATCACCCTGGCCGTCCTGCGCATCCCCTCGGCCACGGGCCGCTGGAGGGCCTTCTCCACCTGCGCCTCCCACCTCACCGTGGTCACCATCTTCTACACGGCCATGATCTTCATGTACGTCCGGCCCCAGGCCATCGATTCCCGGAGCTCCAACAAGCTCATCTCTGCGGTGTACACTGTCCTCACCCCGATAATCAACCCCTTGATCTACTGTCTGAGGAACAAAGAATTTAAGGCCGCCTTGAAAAAGGCTCTGGGCTTTGTTCCATCTTCACGGTAG